cacataatccgctccaaattaatctatatttttaaagtcattactaaaagtgtgtgtcatataaaaactaaagtgatggtcaaagttgtcacagtgaaatttaaggtgtgctgatggattcacgtcatcaactcatgcattgagtaacattacaagttaacgttccaccttaaaagttgccggcagtcggcccagtgaatgaagttatttttttctctttcattttatagttgtagtttactgatgtatgaacagaggttacataaaaccagagtgaccgtcctctactgaccagtcagactgcagggtttctagctccaccttttagtaccagatctgtgtgctaggtaccccaacagaggggggaccaaacatggggacgctaaggaacgcttctgttgctaccatccacaacttttactgtggagacagaaaaaaagcgtactgaactgaaccgtaacgaactgctcggtggaaacgaggcttatCTGTACGACAAACAGCTCTACAGGTGAAACTACAGGAGCTCTGTCCTGATTGGacaccaaaaatatttttatataagttACATTTAGTTGagaaataacatgtttttcaaAGAGTGATTTAAAGCGAGGAAACAAAACTCTGTTGTCTGATCAgttcctgtttgtttgtgtgtctgagatCAATAATGTCGAGTTCAGGTCGGTCAGCTGACAAACAACAAGTAAAAGGTCAGCTTCTTTATGTGTCAGAGATCAAAGTGTCCGGTCACTGAGGAATGACCCAGAGTCagctctctcactcacacacacacacacacacacacacacacacacacacacacacacacacacacaccactgcttCTTCTTCCACTGTGAATGCGGTTTTATGAATTCTTTTTTCAATAACTTTCATGTCATGTGACCCAGTGACATGAATTTAATGACCATTTCAATTACATGCACAGTTACGTGCACTGGTGCATGCAGAGCTGAGAATCATGTGCACAGCTCAGATTTTCTGTGCACATATCGTGCATGTGGTTTTAGAGAAGTGTTTATTTACTGTGTGATTATTTGAATGAATCTGACGTAGAGACGACCTTTCTCTACGTCTGTTCCCACATGACGTCTGAGAACTCGTTtaattattgatttttatttgtttgcttattGATCAGATGAGATCAGTTAAATTTTAATATGATGGATAATCAATAGAAGCAAACTAAAACATCTGTATTGATCGTGTCTTTAACATCTCTGCCGTCACTGTGTGGTGGACTGCAGTACCCAGAATGCTCTGCAGGCTTcaggcctgctgctgctggtcagGGTGGTGTCAGCAGCTGTGAGCTTCAGATAAAAACTGTATCGACGTAACAGGATGGACGCGGTTCTCTCCTCTCAGGCCACGCCTCCTTTCCTAGAATAACGTCCaggctgaccaatcagagtgcTTGCTGTGGTttcctgtgtatctgtgtgtttgcgTATGTGTGTGGTTTATTATTAATTCTGCAGAAGTCTATCTGTGTCGTGTTTGTCAGCAACTCACCTACTTTTACcatacatcctcctcctcttctcttgtttcctttccttgttttctctccttgtctcctcctgTGAAACTGGACATCATTTATCCTTTATAgtttccttgtttgcacatttttcatgtttttccacatttgctctccttgtttcctctcctctccttactctccttgtttcctctcctctccttgctctccttgtttcctctcctcatttatttctcttctctttgtatcctttcctctcctcgtttcctctgcttgtgttttctccttgtttcctcttcttgtgttttctccttgtttcctcttcttgtttcctctctcgtatcctttcctctccttgttTCTCATGTCCTCTCCttatttcttctcctctcctcgttttctctgtttttttcctttcctctcctttttctctctccttgtttcctctcttatttcctttcctgtccttgtctcatctcctctccttgtctcctctccatAGTGAGACTGACCTCAGCATGTTGCCAGCAGTGCACGGCCTAAAGTTTCTGTGTGGAACTTGTGCTTGAACTTTGGTTCCACATTACGTGCATCAGTCTGCATCAGTGTGTTCTCCATGTTGCGGCGTACAGTGACCTTCGGTCAGGACGGTTCATCACTGGTACACGAACCTTCACAGTGCAGTCTGATACAGTTTGAGCTGAAGTGTCAGATTCAGTATTTGGAGAGAAaagctgcaacaacaacaacaacaacaacaacaacaacaacaacaacacagtaacGTTTAAACTTCAGCAGCAGCTAAAAACTcttcaataaaacatttaaatctttTCTTGCTCAGATAATTtgataaaaacttttttccTCATGAACGCACCGCCGATCACATGACCTCTGCCTGTCAAACACAATGAACTGCATGaaccaggacacacacacacacacacacacacacactcacttcctGTTGCAGGCAGCGGTATGCAAATGAGCATCACTTTGGTCTGATTTCCAGCAAGTCACATGGTCCGTCACCACGACGATTCTCAGAACCTCCCCGACAACTTCCTTTTTCTCAtcagcggtgtgtgtgtgtgtgtgtgtgtgtgaagtcagTTAGCGGTGATGTTGTTGAAGGTGAtcgaccacacacacacacacacacacacacacacacacacacaaagaaagcaGAACACACACTCATAACAAAACTAACGAACATGGTTGAACAGCAGTGACAggtcagaaacacagagagggaatCTCCCAACATatcaccctgtgtgtgtgtgtgtgtgtgtgtgtgtgtgtgtaggtgtaggTGTGAATTAATCCTTGGAGATCAGATCGTGTCTTCTGCCTGACTCACAGTAACGAGTTCCAGTTCGATTTAAACACagcacattattattattatttttattatcaggaGTTTCCCACACgctcatttatttgtggcgcaTCACCACAGTATCAACATtttacaaatcacaatttgcctcacagggctttacagcatacgacatccctctgtccttatgaccctcacagctgatcaggaaaaactccccaaaaaaccctttaacgggggaaaatggtagaaacctcagcccagttagtgacatgcagtaagaggacatgagtgttagcaaaggagagagagagagaagaagagaaggtgcccggtgtattataggggggtcctccggcagactaggcctaagtcagcctaactaggggctggtacagggcaagcctgagccagccctaactataagctttatcaaagaggaaagtcttaagtctagtcttaaatgtggagacNNNNNNNNNNNNNNNNNNNNNNNNNNNNNNNNNNNNNNNNNNNNNNNNNNNNNNNNNNNNNNNNNNNNNNNNNNNNNNNNNNNNNNNNNNNNNNNNNNNNNNNNNNNNNNNNNNNNNNNNNNNNNNNNNNNNNNNNNNNNNNNNNNNNNNNNNNNNNNNNNNNNNNNNNNNNNNNNNNNNNNNNNNNNNNNNNNNNNNNNNNNNNNNNNNNNNNNNNNNNNNNNNNNNNNNNNNNNNNNNNNNNNNNNNNNNNNNNNNNNNNNNNNNNNNNNNNNNNNNNNNNNNNNNNNNNNNNNNNNNNNNNNNNNNNNNNNNNNNNNNNNNNNNNNNNNNNNNNNNNNNNNNNNNNNNNNNNNNNNNNNNNNNNNNNNNNNNNNNNNNNNNtaccatggtggacaactttacagctctgtacatttggtccgtccaaaaagtcacggctctggatgtagatttctccatgttgttaccggcttcttcttcttctgttacacagAGAATGAAGGTGTTTTAGTTTTCCATGTAACCTGACTTGAattgtatctgtctgtctgtcagctgatCAGGTGTACGGAGACCAGGACATGCATGAAGTGGTCAGGAAACACTGTATGGACTACCTGGTGAGTGGCTCTGAATTCTGCTGCAGCCTCTTGCATTTAAACATCTCATCCTCCCGTCAGTGTCTATAAAGTTTTTTGTTTCCCTCCAGATGAAGAACGCCGACTATTTCTCCAATTATGTGACGGAGGACTTCACCACATACAtcaacaggaagaggaaaaacaattgCCACGGCAACCACATCGAGATGCAGGCGATGGCCGAGATGTACAACAGACCGGTGGAGGTGTACCAGTACAGCACAGGTGAGTCTGTCCGTCCAATAACAAGCCTCACAtctgtcagccaatcacatcCCATCAGCTTgaaccctcctcctcctcctcttcctcctgcagaGCCAATCAACACGTTCCACGGCATCCACCAGAACAACGATGAGCCGATCAGAGTGAGCTACCACCGCAACATCCACTACAACTCTGTGGTGAACCCAAACAAGGCCACGATCGGGGTCGGACTGGGACTGCCCGCCTTCAAACCAGGGGTACCTCAACCACACACGCTCTATGACCACGGGGGGTATCGAATGTTTTTAGAGGGTGTCTTTGTGTTAGCGTTTCAGCTCTTGGACACATAATGTGACACTGACACTTTTCCCCTCCGGTGGGTGTGGTTTCCAGAGTATGACAAGTTGCAGTCTCTCTCTATAGAGCTGCTACGAAGTCCTGTCTTTAcacacctttgcatttttacacagaaccaaacgacgGCGGCATCATGcggctccagtgtgtgatgtcagacagcatGACAtagccactgttcttcttcttctttgagttagctgctaactgctaacagctgctttttaaatctcccattGGTGGGTCCCGTTTATACAGTTGTTTCGGTGTTCTTCCTACCTCTGATGCAGACTTataggcgagacaactctgtcctccCATTTCACGGtcataccttttatacagaacggcgTGATATTCCTGGCttgaacaggaagtgtaaaTACTAAGAGAGGTGATTGGAGCAAAACTGAAAATTCTAAAACCATgaaaactcctcctcctcctcctccaactcctcctcctcctcctcctcctcctcttcttcttgactcagtaaaatgtgaacacacagacatgaaacacaTGTTGGTCATCCAGAATAAGCGTCCATAAATCCACTTCTAAATCCCAGAGGACGGAGGCTGCAGAGACTCCTGAGGatcatcatgttttcatttcgTAGTGATCGTCTGATCGTCCAATCAGGAGCTGCTCACACATCAgtcagctgtcacactgtgaccACACGGACGCTACAGACTGAAAACATCAGGGCTCAAGTTATTTCTCTTGTTCACATCCTCCTAAGCATCATGGGAAATTTAGAGCAGTGCCTTTTCCATAACCCcgccctctctcccctcccccaGTACGCAGAGCAGTCTCTGATGAAGTCGGCCATCAAGACGTCGGAGGAGTCGTGGATCGAGCAGCAGATGTTGGAGGACAAGAAGAGAGCGACGGACTGGGAGGCGACCAATGAGGCCATCGAGGAGCAGGTGGCCCGAGAGTCATACCTGCAGTGGCTGCAGGACCAGGAGAAACAGGCCAGACaggtgagggggggggggggtcatacAACTGGTTTCCTCCTGTGACCAGTCAGCTGAACGTGGTGTTGAGTGCGTGATCACTTCATTTCAGTCAGACTTTAAAACTTCTAACGGTTTAAGGATCTGTGTGAAAAGGTTTCAGTCAACAGGACCAGTGTTCAGCTCGTTGAGATCAGCTGATCTTATATTTGTTTGGTTATGAATGTTTTATCAGAGGAGACCCCTGCACGTAGCAGAAACGATGACATCAGCATCATGTTCACCTGTTACAACTGTTTAAAGTCACCCAATCAGCTTGTTAAAGGAGCCACCACACAAACAGTCTGTGTATTAACCATAAGCATCTTTTCTCTGTCAGCCCCGTAAGGCGAGCGCCACCTGCAGCTCGGCGACGGCAGCGGCCTCCAGCGGACTGGACGACTGGAGCGCCCGGTCGCCACGGCAACGGGACTCCGAcccctcccactcccactccGACCTCACGACCGCCCCGTCGACCAACAACAAGCCCCCCTCCCCCGCCGGAGCCGCCCTCATCCTGAGCAAACCCCCCNATACTCTAACAGTACTGCATGTGGAGCTGAAGTCTGTGGCACTGAGGAACACCTGACtttaacctgtgtgtgtgtgtgtgtgtgtgtgtgtgtgtgtgtgtaggtccCAGTAATCAGAGTCGTCATCATTTGGAGTACAGAGCCATCATGCAGGAGATGTCACCTACAGCATTTGGTAAGATACTAATTATAACTCCAAGTACAGCTACACCTGCAGCTCAGGTACTTTAGAAAGGAAGTATTTCCTGCTGCGTCTGCCGCTCTTTAACATCTGTGTTGTGTATGTAGCCCGTGTGTCcaccaaaatgtttttcccGTCGAGGTTGCATCTGGTTTCTTTAACCCTCTTCACACAGAGGTGGCACCACAGAGCTGCTACTACGTCCCGTCTTTAcaccgcctttgcatttttacgcAGAAGTAAACGACGGCGGCATCATgtggctccagtgtgtgatgtcagacagcatgatcaaaagaggcgtgacatgtaacacaacagcgtcggcctctagtgtgacatataacatacgtgtcagcagctctttataaacaataacaatgacatcacatgtcaataacaatcatttagtgtccctgttatatggcggctgatctcctctgctcggagggtaaggagctcctggacctcaatgtttgagttagctgctaactgctaacagctgctgttcttcttctttgagttagctgctaactgctagcagctgctgtccttctttgagttagctgctaactgctaacagctgctgttcttcttctttgagttagctgctaacagctgctgttgaaCAACAactgaacaaaacaaataaaaataagattaaaaaacGTGTCTGATAGAAACTGAGTCGTCTGCCTCAATAAAAAGAGAATTAAAACAATAGGCTGTGATGTAAGCTGTTAGCTCTGCCCACTTAGTCACTAATTTTGTAGGACATTAGAAACACACAGATCCTGgagtaaaagttaaagttgacagaaaaataaaaactcaagtTACGTTCAAAAACTCCCAGAAAATACTTGAG
This genomic stretch from Epinephelus moara isolate mb chromosome 16, YSFRI_EMoa_1.0, whole genome shotgun sequence harbors:
- the otud5a gene encoding OTU domain-containing protein 5-A; translated protein: MTILPKKKPSSGVGVSDHADDSDRRSGSDPHQHPHPHPHAGRTGARPRASPPPWSYQPAPPSARDDRRSIEASSRPQQASPPPVGSVSPVGPGDGRDSSGGMVAGSRGELVVSAGVVGCGGGIGSCCSGPGLSKRRRQAGTCSGAVVAALAGGGQPGVTGPGGVGSSQDTEEGAGNNSEDEYENAARLQSMDPATVEQQEHWFEKALREKKGFVIKKMKEDGACLFRAVADQVYGDQDMHEVVRKHCMDYLMKNADYFSNYVTEDFTTYINRKRKNNCHGNHIEMQAMAEMYNRPVEVYQYSTEPINTFHGIHQNNDEPIRVSYHRNIHYNSVVNPNKATIGVGLGLPAFKPGYAEQSLMKSAIKTSEESWIEQQMLEDKKRATDWEATNEAIEEQVARESYLQWLQDQEKQARQPRKASATCSSATAAASSGLDDWSARSPRQRDSDPSHSHSDLTTAPSTNNKPPSPAGAALILSKPPXTLSVGPSNQSRHHLEYRAIMQEMSPTAFGLTDWEDDEILASVLAVSQQEYLDSMKHQSAAAMHREREPSPDSS